In one window of Paraflavitalea soli DNA:
- a CDS encoding vWA domain-containing protein, giving the protein MPPVVDHSRILEEVTRTSIALLLQEPFYSHFFSTLNKEVVAPDDVIQTMAVGLRERKHVLYINPVFWDQFFTDKRHRYGVVKHEILHIVYKHTLANIKGLNRRLVNIAMDIVVNQYIDKAQLPPESIFREDFPELQLASDGSWRYYYEKLLHLQQNLDTLFAGTASAAALQSIRDSSHGLDRHGAWEEISALDEIEKGLLDADIDNLVHIARAKTNEKSYGKLPAGFKAYLNQLLYKAKPLVDWRRVIKLFSESSSKTRIRNTLKRPSKRYGTNPGIRVRRLKKLLVAVDTSGSINKDELHDFFNEIHHLWRGGAEILVIECDASVKRTYAYQGIAPAFVLGRGGTNFNPPIEYGNKEFYPDGLIYFTDGVAHPPTAIPRFPVLWVISRHGIQPDSTTFQQLPGRKARLMA; this is encoded by the coding sequence ATGCCCCCTGTAGTTGATCATAGCCGTATCCTGGAAGAGGTTACGAGAACCAGCATCGCCTTATTACTACAGGAACCCTTCTATTCGCATTTTTTCAGCACCCTCAACAAAGAAGTAGTAGCCCCCGATGATGTTATCCAAACCATGGCTGTAGGACTCCGGGAGCGCAAGCATGTACTGTACATCAATCCCGTGTTCTGGGACCAGTTCTTTACCGACAAGCGACACCGCTACGGCGTAGTAAAGCACGAAATTCTGCACATCGTATACAAGCATACCCTGGCCAATATTAAGGGCCTTAACAGGCGCCTGGTGAATATTGCCATGGATATCGTGGTCAATCAATACATCGACAAAGCACAGTTGCCCCCGGAATCCATTTTCCGGGAAGATTTCCCCGAACTGCAACTGGCATCCGACGGATCCTGGCGCTACTATTATGAGAAACTGCTGCACCTGCAGCAAAACCTCGATACCCTGTTTGCCGGTACTGCCAGCGCTGCTGCTTTGCAGTCCATCCGCGATTCCTCACATGGACTAGACCGCCATGGCGCCTGGGAAGAGATCAGCGCCCTGGATGAGATCGAAAAAGGATTGCTGGATGCCGATATTGACAACCTGGTGCATATAGCCCGGGCAAAGACAAATGAAAAAAGCTATGGCAAACTGCCCGCTGGCTTTAAAGCTTACCTGAACCAGTTGTTGTACAAGGCAAAGCCATTGGTAGACTGGCGGCGTGTGATCAAACTCTTCTCCGAAAGCAGCAGCAAGACAAGGATACGGAATACACTCAAGCGTCCTTCCAAACGCTATGGTACCAACCCGGGCATCAGGGTGCGGCGATTGAAGAAATTACTGGTAGCCGTGGATACCTCGGGCAGCATCAACAAAGATGAGCTCCATGATTTCTTCAATGAGATACATCACCTGTGGCGTGGCGGTGCCGAGATACTGGTGATAGAATGTGACGCATCGGTCAAACGCACCTATGCTTACCAGGGGATTGCCCCTGCTTTTGTATTGGGAAGAGGCGGTACCAATTTCAATCCGCCGATCGAATATGGCAACAAAGAATTTTATCCCGACGGACTGATCTATTTCACCGATGGCGTAGCTCATCCGCCTACGGCCATCCCCAGGTTTCCCGTATTGTGGGTGATCAGTCGCCATGGCATCCAACCCGATTCAACTACTTTTCAACAACTGCCTGGCCGCAAAGCCCGGCTGATGGCTTAA
- a CDS encoding ester cyclase, producing the protein MKKQPLAIRSLLALPFTGLLIIQLASCSGTGNPAAMQAKIDSLQGELNKFQAEKAWTEMRLARFDSLDYIFYSNQQWADFAISHADNIKVYYPDGAITEGLYPHHIDMMKPMFVFAPDTKIKTHPVKFGSGDWTAVIGEMEGSFSQPMPVGNGKTIPPTGKKFKLGMCTIGHWKDGKMIEEYLFWDNQAFMKQIGLAQ; encoded by the coding sequence ATGAAAAAGCAACCACTGGCTATCAGATCACTCCTTGCCTTACCCTTTACTGGTTTATTGATCATACAGCTGGCTTCCTGTTCCGGCACGGGTAATCCCGCTGCGATGCAGGCGAAGATTGATTCGCTGCAAGGTGAATTGAACAAATTTCAGGCAGAAAAGGCATGGACGGAAATGCGCCTTGCAAGATTTGATTCACTGGATTATATTTTTTACAGTAACCAACAATGGGCTGACTTTGCTATTAGCCACGCCGACAATATTAAGGTCTATTATCCTGATGGCGCTATTACAGAAGGTCTTTATCCGCATCATATAGATATGATGAAACCCATGTTTGTGTTTGCACCGGATACAAAGATCAAAACGCATCCCGTTAAATTTGGCAGTGGCGATTGGACGGCTGTGATCGGTGAAATGGAAGGCTCCTTCTCTCAACCGATGCCTGTTGGCAATGGCAAAACTATTCCACCCACGGGTAAGAAATTTAAATTAGGTATGTGTACGATTGGCCATTGGAAAGACGGCAAGATGATTGAAGAGTACCTTTTCTGGGACAACCAGGCATTTATGAAGCAGATCGGACTGGCGCAATAA
- a CDS encoding SusC/RagA family TonB-linked outer membrane protein, giving the protein MKHFNPRVTMWGVLLLMQMLLHATAFTQTTQTTAKGTVLNESSTPMPGVTVVVASEKGQFKRSAQTDTKGAFEFKGLATSSTYTFTFSHVGYAEKVVSGIKADGAGNITLDVKLEQSSTNTAAEVVVVGYGKSTKRDVTGAVKSIKAADFNRGIINTPEELLQGKVSGVNVTSASGEPGGMQSITVRGPGGIRTGSTPLFVIDGMPLDNASTGGATNPLATINPQDIESIDVLKDASATAIYGARGANGVVLVTTKRGKAGLTTMSYSFNGGFSKMANKLPVFDAAQYKKEITALSGDLRDFGGNTDWQNEVSQTAFTQNHNINLSGGTNKFTYYGSFGMQLQEGVLKKNTLKRYNGRMNMTQKLLDDRLTVEVNLSASNTVNARPPIGSLVGGALSTNPTIPAYGPDGKPYAFENGTNPVLLLELEKDITTVNRVLGNISGSLLLYKGLTYKLNFGIDNSTGTRDIQSKPSTVPLRLGGLQTYNTYNRNYLVENYLTYSTVLNRHSITALAGHSYQKIFLQGRNTSINNFTGTAVEPMYNPGLGSDMTLAGNRPGGYALVNELQSFFGRINYQFDGKYLFTATVRADGSSKFGSNNKYGTFPSFSGAWIISKESFMENSPFYNLKLRAGWGQTGNQEIPSKITQALFTAQGVSAATSYPLYPTNVYAQGTAFSRLANPDIQWEVSNQTDVGVDFEFFKGALTGTVDYFRKISDNILVEVTAGDPIQPVSTTWTNIDGMNIVNQGVELDLSYRHTTRGGFYYSVGGNVTFIKNEVKNSPFTVINTGFANTAGLTATPVNGYVNGQPIGTFYMREFLGLDANGFNLFRDVNGDGNITDDKDRVAVGAALPKTIYNAFITLGYKGFDLSANINGLSGNKVYNQTRNAIFYKALLVKGGNTTAQALDQPKEANSNNAQVSSRFVEDGKYLRLNNLSIGYNFNLQKLGLSKWVSAMRVSLTGQNLFVITPYTGYDPEVNTDRAEAGISSYGIDYLSYPKARSFLLGFNITF; this is encoded by the coding sequence ATGAAACATTTCAACCCACGGGTAACCATGTGGGGTGTACTGCTATTGATGCAAATGCTACTGCATGCAACTGCATTTACCCAAACAACCCAGACAACTGCTAAAGGAACTGTATTAAATGAATCTTCCACTCCCATGCCCGGTGTGACGGTGGTGGTAGCCAGTGAAAAAGGACAGTTTAAACGATCAGCCCAAACGGACACCAAGGGCGCCTTTGAATTTAAAGGCCTCGCCACTTCAAGCACTTACACCTTCACTTTCTCGCACGTTGGCTATGCAGAAAAAGTGGTGAGCGGTATCAAAGCCGATGGTGCAGGAAACATTACACTGGATGTGAAACTGGAACAATCATCCACCAACACGGCAGCGGAAGTGGTAGTGGTTGGTTATGGTAAGTCTACCAAACGTGATGTTACCGGCGCCGTTAAATCAATAAAAGCTGCTGACTTCAATCGCGGTATCATCAACACGCCCGAAGAACTGCTGCAAGGCAAGGTATCAGGTGTGAATGTCACTTCTGCCAGTGGCGAACCAGGCGGTATGCAAAGCATCACCGTACGTGGTCCCGGTGGTATCAGAACGGGTAGCACGCCGCTTTTCGTAATCGATGGAATGCCGCTGGACAATGCTTCTACGGGTGGAGCCACCAACCCGCTCGCTACGATCAATCCACAGGACATTGAATCGATAGATGTACTGAAAGACGCTTCTGCCACGGCTATCTATGGCGCCAGGGGCGCTAATGGTGTTGTGCTTGTTACCACCAAAAGAGGTAAGGCGGGTTTAACCACCATGAGCTATTCCTTTAATGGCGGCTTCAGCAAAATGGCCAATAAGCTTCCTGTTTTTGATGCTGCTCAATACAAGAAAGAGATCACGGCGCTCAGTGGAGACCTGCGTGATTTTGGCGGCAATACGGACTGGCAAAATGAAGTAAGCCAAACGGCCTTTACACAAAACCACAATATCAACCTGTCTGGTGGTACTAATAAATTCACCTATTATGGTTCTTTCGGCATGCAATTGCAGGAAGGTGTGTTGAAGAAAAACACGCTGAAGCGCTACAATGGCCGGATGAACATGACGCAAAAGCTGTTGGATGACCGGCTGACTGTAGAAGTAAACCTCAGCGCCAGCAACACGGTCAATGCCCGTCCGCCAATCGGAAGCCTGGTTGGTGGCGCGCTCTCCACCAATCCAACGATTCCGGCTTATGGTCCGGATGGCAAACCTTACGCCTTTGAAAATGGTACAAATCCCGTGCTGCTGCTGGAACTGGAAAAGGACATTACCACGGTCAACCGGGTATTGGGCAATATCAGCGGTTCGCTCCTGTTGTACAAGGGCCTTACCTACAAACTCAATTTTGGTATAGATAATTCTACGGGTACCAGGGATATTCAATCCAAACCCAGCACGGTCCCCTTGCGACTGGGCGGACTGCAAACCTACAATACCTACAACCGCAACTACCTGGTAGAAAACTATCTTACCTATAGTACAGTACTCAACCGGCACAGCATCACTGCACTGGCCGGCCATTCCTACCAAAAGATATTCCTGCAAGGCAGGAACACCAGCATCAATAATTTCACGGGCACGGCTGTTGAACCGATGTATAACCCAGGTCTTGGATCAGACATGACACTCGCAGGTAACAGGCCCGGCGGTTATGCACTGGTCAATGAATTGCAGTCTTTCTTTGGAAGGATCAATTACCAGTTCGATGGTAAATACCTCTTCACCGCTACGGTGCGTGCGGACGGCTCTTCCAAGTTCGGTAGCAATAACAAATATGGTACCTTCCCCTCCTTCTCCGGCGCCTGGATCATTTCCAAGGAAAGCTTCATGGAGAACAGCCCTTTCTATAACCTCAAACTGCGTGCAGGCTGGGGACAGACGGGCAACCAGGAGATCCCCTCCAAAATTACACAGGCATTGTTTACTGCGCAGGGTGTATCAGCAGCTACCAGCTATCCCTTATACCCCACCAATGTGTATGCACAGGGTACTGCCTTCTCCCGTTTAGCAAATCCCGATATCCAATGGGAAGTTTCGAACCAAACAGATGTAGGTGTTGATTTTGAATTCTTCAAAGGCGCGCTGACGGGTACCGTAGATTACTTCCGTAAAATATCGGATAATATCCTGGTAGAAGTAACAGCCGGAGACCCTATTCAGCCTGTATCTACCACCTGGACGAATATCGACGGCATGAACATCGTGAACCAGGGTGTTGAACTTGACCTTAGCTACCGTCATACTACGCGTGGCGGATTTTATTATTCAGTAGGCGGTAATGTTACCTTCATTAAGAATGAAGTAAAGAATTCTCCCTTTACGGTGATCAACACGGGTTTTGCCAATACGGCGGGCCTTACAGCGACTCCTGTAAACGGCTATGTAAACGGACAACCAATTGGTACCTTCTACATGCGGGAATTCCTTGGTCTCGACGCCAATGGCTTCAATTTATTCAGAGATGTTAATGGTGATGGCAATATCACGGACGACAAAGACCGTGTAGCAGTGGGTGCAGCCTTACCCAAAACCATTTACAATGCCTTTATCACCCTGGGCTATAAAGGGTTTGACCTTTCTGCCAATATCAATGGCCTTTCAGGTAATAAGGTATACAACCAAACGCGCAATGCGATCTTCTATAAAGCATTGCTGGTAAAAGGTGGTAATACTACTGCTCAGGCACTTGATCAACCCAAAGAGGCCAATAGCAACAACGCGCAGGTATCCTCCAGGTTTGTTGAAGATGGAAAATACCTCCGGCTTAACAACCTGTCAATAGGCTACAATTTCAACCTCCAAAAACTTGGTCTGTCAAAATGGGTTTCCGCAATGCGGGTATCATTAACGGGTCAGAACCTGTTTGTGATCACACCGTATACCGGTTATGATCCGGAAGTTAATACAGACCGGGCAGAGGCTGGCATTTCATCCTATGGTATCGATTACCTCAGTTATCCCAAGGCACGTTCATTCCTCCTTGGTTTCAACATCACTTTCTAA
- a CDS encoding SDR family NAD(P)-dependent oxidoreductase — MKSLEKKVAIVTGGGSGIGHAISLLYAAEGTKVVVSDIDEKGGNAAVAEIKAKGGKAVFVKADTSKADDSKQLVEQAVKQFGALHIAVNNAGIGGPQATTGEYPIDGWDKVIGINLSGVFYGMRYQLPAIAAAGGGSIVNMASILGKVGTRLSCAYAAAKHGVIGLTESAALEYADKKIRINAIGPGYIVTPLLTKSLNEAAMKALVSLHPMGRLGTADEVAELALWLNSDKASFVTGAYYNVDGGYLAQ; from the coding sequence ATGAAAAGTTTAGAAAAAAAAGTAGCTATTGTTACCGGAGGCGGTTCAGGTATTGGTCATGCCATCTCCCTGTTATATGCAGCAGAAGGGACAAAGGTGGTGGTGTCGGATATCGATGAAAAAGGGGGCAATGCTGCTGTGGCGGAGATAAAAGCCAAGGGTGGGAAAGCAGTGTTTGTGAAAGCCGATACTTCCAAAGCCGATGATAGCAAACAGCTGGTGGAGCAGGCTGTAAAGCAATTTGGGGCCCTCCATATTGCGGTGAACAATGCAGGCATTGGCGGGCCGCAGGCTACCACCGGAGAATACCCCATCGATGGTTGGGACAAAGTGATTGGCATCAACCTGTCGGGCGTATTTTATGGTATGCGATACCAGCTGCCTGCGATAGCAGCGGCAGGCGGTGGCAGCATTGTGAATATGGCTTCTATTTTGGGTAAGGTAGGCACAAGGCTTTCCTGCGCCTATGCAGCTGCCAAACATGGCGTGATCGGACTTACGGAATCGGCAGCGCTGGAATATGCTGATAAGAAGATACGGATCAATGCCATCGGGCCGGGCTATATCGTTACGCCGCTACTGACTAAAAGTTTAAACGAGGCTGCCATGAAAGCATTGGTGAGCCTGCATCCGATGGGCCGGCTGGGGACCGCTGATGAGGTGGCCGAACTGGCGCTCTGGCTCAATTCGGACAAGGCCTCTTTTGTAACAGGCGCTTACTACAATGTAGATGGCGGATACCTGGCGCAATAA
- a CDS encoding RagB/SusD family nutrient uptake outer membrane protein translates to MKKTINIFPILLFLIFSSIGCTKLNEQVLDEANATNLTDKQAAEGLIGPVYARLPDIFLHTNYFALQEISTDEAILPYRGNTDWFDNGIYLTNHKHEFMTTDNNIKNTWNFIFQSISRSISAINQLPSLKDPSVKTFTAEARAMRAYYSLLTLDLYGVVFVKDDPSALSDILRGNAAVEYIKKELLAAEPDLETVNVTHGRMSKSAVWGMLARLYLNAAVYRNIYAAPTFAPEDMDKVIEYCDKIISSNNYQLSPEYFAIFDDNNDSNKEIIFAVDQRSDLNGHNRMAYFSLSGDQWPLPDNVAANGTDGPAITSDFYKTWQTAYAPADPSIDPRFYKENLSIYSNPADSCVPAAQYFINRGILRGQQYGQVKKNGVFMKCVNGNIKVGPLYHDSRSRPDLPVIFTENVDFTPAGSNYPNGYRVSKYMFSRKSVNGRNFGEANIVILRLADIYLMRAEAKLRKNNDAAAALADVNTVRASRTARQKPPALTSMTLDILYRERGFEFYWECLRRTDMIRFGKYEGTWTEKTNTDVKKRLMPIPQTAIDGASNLKDYLKQNDSY, encoded by the coding sequence ATGAAAAAGACAATCAATATATTCCCCATCCTGCTGTTCTTGATCTTTAGCAGCATAGGATGTACCAAGCTCAATGAGCAGGTGCTTGATGAAGCTAATGCCACCAACCTTACCGACAAGCAGGCAGCAGAAGGTCTCATAGGGCCTGTATATGCCCGCCTCCCGGACATATTCCTGCACACGAACTATTTCGCCCTCCAGGAAATTTCTACCGATGAGGCGATACTTCCTTACCGGGGAAATACAGATTGGTTTGATAATGGTATCTACCTTACCAATCACAAGCACGAATTCATGACCACTGATAACAATATCAAGAATACCTGGAACTTTATCTTCCAGTCTATCTCCAGGTCTATCAGTGCCATTAATCAATTGCCCTCATTAAAAGATCCATCCGTAAAGACCTTTACCGCAGAAGCAAGGGCTATGCGCGCTTATTACAGCCTGCTCACGCTCGATCTGTATGGTGTAGTATTTGTAAAAGATGATCCCAGCGCACTCTCTGATATTTTAAGAGGCAATGCTGCTGTAGAATACATCAAGAAAGAGTTGCTGGCCGCCGAACCCGATCTGGAAACGGTGAATGTAACGCATGGCAGAATGTCCAAATCGGCTGTATGGGGCATGTTGGCCAGGTTGTACCTCAATGCAGCAGTCTACAGAAATATTTATGCTGCGCCTACTTTTGCTCCTGAAGATATGGATAAGGTAATTGAGTATTGTGATAAGATCATCTCTTCGAATAATTACCAATTGTCACCCGAATATTTTGCCATTTTCGATGACAATAACGACAGCAATAAAGAGATCATCTTTGCTGTTGACCAACGTTCCGATCTTAATGGGCATAACCGTATGGCCTATTTCTCCCTGTCTGGTGATCAGTGGCCCCTGCCTGATAATGTGGCCGCCAATGGCACCGATGGTCCCGCCATCACATCCGACTTTTATAAAACATGGCAAACTGCTTATGCTCCGGCGGATCCTTCCATTGATCCCCGGTTTTATAAAGAGAACCTGTCTATCTATTCCAATCCGGCAGATAGCTGTGTACCGGCTGCGCAGTATTTTATCAACCGCGGTATCCTGCGGGGCCAGCAATATGGCCAGGTAAAGAAAAATGGGGTTTTCATGAAATGTGTCAATGGCAACATCAAGGTTGGACCGCTTTATCATGATTCACGGAGCAGGCCCGACCTGCCGGTGATCTTTACGGAAAATGTTGACTTTACACCTGCAGGCAGCAATTATCCCAATGGCTACCGCGTATCCAAATATATGTTTAGCCGCAAATCGGTAAACGGCCGCAACTTTGGGGAAGCCAATATTGTGATCTTACGCCTGGCTGATATTTACCTGATGCGTGCAGAAGCAAAACTGAGAAAGAACAACGATGCTGCCGCTGCGCTGGCAGATGTCAATACCGTACGGGCATCCCGTACGGCAAGACAAAAACCACCAGCTTTGACCAGCATGACGCTTGATATCCTTTACCGGGAACGCGGATTTGAATTCTATTGGGAATGCCTTAGAAGAACGGATATGATCCGCTTTGGTAAATATGAAGGCACCTGGACGGAGAAAACCAATACCGATGTGAAGAAAAGGTTGATGCCTATTCCACAAACAGCTATTGATGGTGCGTCTAATCTGAAAGATTACCTGAAGCAGAACGATAGTTACTGA
- a CDS encoding family 10 glycosylhydrolase → MPNRLSTFATALLIAFIVQACAGSKSPMKQPSAVANTPPSSAPKAQREFRAAWIATVANINWPSKPGLSTEQQKQEAIALLDYLKANNFNAVVFQVRPQADALYQSSLEPWSYYLTGVQGKAPSPYYDPLQFWTEAAHDRGLEMHVWLNPYRAHHTVGGEVSDSSIVKKRPELVVKLKQGNYWWFDPALKGTQDHSAAVVMDIVKRYDIDGVHFDDYFYPYPEYNKGEDFPDSASYAAYRAGGGKLERGDWRRDAVNTFIERLYKEIKAEKKHVKFGLSPFGIWRPGYPENVGGFDQYSVLYADAKLWLNKGWIDYFSPQLYWPISRLQQSFPLLLGWWAGENTQNRHLWPGMNVGTDTSIRNVNEIIGEIMITRAMVPNSIGAIHWSISQLTKSPQMTSGLINGPYKKQALIPSSPWLDNKAPDAPVVTLDQLGNALKISWTHPDEKDVFHYVVYGKFKDNAGNTTWKYKVMNRNDRSTTFDQTTDKNMPTHIVVTAVDRNGNESTYKEIENTIKITGTSAVIVPRSGWNAAVPKPFRQHTPVKITIHHEGTAFDSSKDAAKHIKNVQTWGMGKDRNWADIPYHFLIAPDGTIYEGRDVYTVGETATEYDPAGHLLISCLGNFEEQQVPQKQLDALTRLLAYCVKKYNIPAETIASHKDHSTKTDCPGKNLYQYLQNGYIKTKVKELVN, encoded by the coding sequence ATGCCAAACCGATTATCAACATTTGCTACCGCCCTCCTGATTGCTTTTATAGTACAAGCTTGCGCTGGTTCCAAATCACCTATGAAGCAGCCATCAGCTGTAGCCAATACTCCACCCTCTTCAGCTCCCAAAGCACAAAGAGAATTCCGCGCTGCCTGGATAGCTACCGTAGCCAATATCAACTGGCCCAGCAAGCCCGGTCTTTCTACCGAACAACAAAAACAGGAAGCCATTGCCTTACTTGATTACCTCAAAGCCAATAATTTCAATGCCGTCGTATTTCAGGTAAGGCCGCAGGCCGATGCCTTATACCAAAGTTCCCTCGAACCCTGGTCTTATTACCTCACCGGTGTGCAGGGCAAAGCACCTAGCCCTTATTACGATCCCCTCCAGTTCTGGACAGAAGCCGCCCACGACCGCGGCCTCGAAATGCACGTATGGCTCAATCCCTACCGCGCTCACCATACCGTAGGGGGTGAAGTATCCGATAGCTCCATTGTGAAGAAAAGACCCGAACTGGTAGTAAAACTCAAACAAGGCAATTACTGGTGGTTTGATCCTGCCCTCAAAGGCACACAGGACCATTCAGCCGCAGTAGTTATGGACATCGTAAAGCGTTATGATATCGATGGCGTTCATTTTGATGACTATTTCTATCCCTATCCCGAATACAACAAAGGAGAAGATTTTCCCGATAGTGCCAGCTATGCCGCTTACAGAGCAGGTGGTGGCAAACTCGAAAGAGGCGACTGGCGCCGTGATGCCGTGAACACTTTCATTGAGCGCCTCTACAAAGAGATCAAAGCAGAAAAGAAACATGTGAAATTTGGCCTCAGTCCCTTTGGTATCTGGCGTCCTGGTTATCCTGAGAACGTGGGCGGCTTCGATCAATACAGTGTACTCTATGCAGATGCCAAACTCTGGCTCAACAAAGGCTGGATCGATTATTTCTCTCCCCAGCTTTATTGGCCTATTAGCCGTCTGCAGCAAAGCTTTCCCCTGTTGCTGGGATGGTGGGCTGGTGAAAACACACAGAACAGGCACCTCTGGCCCGGCATGAACGTAGGTACCGATACCAGCATCCGCAATGTCAATGAGATCATCGGTGAGATCATGATCACCCGTGCCATGGTGCCCAATAGCATAGGCGCTATCCATTGGAGCATTTCACAACTCACCAAAAGTCCGCAGATGACCAGTGGCCTCATCAACGGCCCTTACAAAAAACAGGCGTTGATCCCTTCCAGTCCCTGGCTCGACAACAAAGCGCCGGATGCACCCGTAGTAACCCTCGATCAATTGGGCAATGCTTTAAAAATCAGCTGGACCCATCCCGATGAGAAAGATGTTTTCCATTATGTAGTATATGGTAAGTTCAAAGACAATGCCGGCAACACTACCTGGAAGTACAAGGTCATGAACCGCAACGACCGGTCCACCACCTTCGACCAGACGACCGACAAAAACATGCCTACCCATATCGTAGTAACAGCAGTAGACCGCAACGGCAATGAAAGCACTTATAAAGAAATAGAGAACACCATAAAGATCACAGGCACGAGCGCAGTGATCGTGCCCCGCTCCGGTTGGAATGCCGCAGTTCCCAAACCCTTCCGGCAACATACCCCCGTGAAGATCACCATCCACCACGAAGGCACCGCTTTCGATTCCTCCAAAGATGCCGCTAAGCATATTAAGAATGTACAAACCTGGGGCATGGGCAAAGACAGGAACTGGGCAGATATACCCTATCATTTCTTAATTGCGCCCGACGGCACCATATACGAAGGAAGAGATGTGTACACAGTAGGAGAAACAGCCACCGAGTACGACCCTGCCGGCCACCTGCTCATCTCCTGTCTGGGCAATTTTGAAGAACAGCAAGTACCACAAAAACAACTGGACGCCCTCACCAGGCTCCTGGCTTATTGCGTTAAAAAGTACAATATCCCGGCCGAGACCATTGCTTCCCACAAGGACCATTCCACCAAAACCGATTGTCCCGGCAAAAACCTCTACCAGTATTTACAGAATGGATATATCAAAACAAAGGTGAAGGAGTTGGTCAACTAA
- a CDS encoding ATP-binding protein — MSTNTQFNYITYGSKAHAGQVIQLLAHVCGQFLDKPHEQRPTPVCIWGMHGIGKTELIRDFALSKGYEFVYIAPAQFEEMGDLLGMPRIEQADGVAGTKFVAPDWVPHKAGPGIFLIDDVNRADDRILRGIMQLLQNYELVSWRFPPGWLIVLTANPDGGDYSVTTMDDAMLTRMMHLTMEFEVKAWAKWAEQSGIDPRGIDFILTYPEIVTGTRTTPRSLVQFFRSLEGITDLKQELDLVKILADGCLDAETTVAFITFINMDMDQVVAPEEILNAPLFKIVEERVKALVDGKTKRMDILSVIMTRLTNYLLYSKEELTDKAFDNIKAFILLPFIPNDLRLAMAQELVASDKKSLKRLYSIPEIGKLILTKM; from the coding sequence ATGTCGACCAATACACAGTTCAATTACATTACCTACGGATCGAAGGCCCATGCAGGCCAGGTGATTCAATTGCTCGCGCATGTATGCGGCCAGTTCCTCGATAAGCCCCATGAGCAGCGCCCTACGCCCGTATGCATCTGGGGGATGCACGGCATTGGCAAAACAGAATTGATCAGGGACTTTGCCTTGAGCAAGGGTTATGAATTTGTATACATCGCTCCTGCGCAGTTTGAGGAAATGGGCGATCTGCTTGGCATGCCACGAATAGAACAAGCCGATGGCGTAGCCGGTACCAAATTCGTAGCGCCCGACTGGGTGCCGCATAAAGCCGGTCCCGGTATCTTTCTCATCGATGATGTGAACCGCGCCGACGACCGCATCCTGCGGGGCATCATGCAACTGCTGCAAAACTATGAACTCGTGAGCTGGCGGTTCCCGCCCGGCTGGCTGATCGTACTCACTGCCAATCCCGACGGGGGTGATTATTCCGTGACCACCATGGATGATGCCATGCTCACCCGTATGATGCACCTCACCATGGAATTTGAAGTAAAGGCCTGGGCCAAATGGGCCGAGCAAAGCGGCATTGACCCACGGGGTATTGATTTTATATTGACCTATCCCGAGATCGTAACGGGCACACGAACCACCCCCCGCTCGCTGGTACAATTCTTCCGTTCGCTGGAAGGGATTACCGACCTGAAACAAGAACTGGACCTCGTGAAGATACTGGCCGATGGCTGTCTCGATGCAGAAACCACCGTAGCTTTCATCACTTTTATCAATATGGATATGGACCAGGTGGTGGCGCCGGAAGAAATTCTCAACGCACCCCTGTTCAAGATAGTAGAAGAAAGAGTGAAAGCCCTGGTAGATGGCAAAACCAAACGCATGGATATCCTGTCCGTGATCATGACGCGCCTTACCAATTACCTCCTGTATAGTAAAGAAGAACTGACCGACAAGGCATTTGACAATATCAAGGCATTCATTCTACTGCCTTTTATTCCCAATGATCTGCGGCTGGCCATGGCGCAGGAGTTGGTAGCCTCCGATAAAAAAAGCCTGAAACGCCTGTACAGTATACCGGAGATCGGCAAACTGATCCTCACCAAAATGTAA